A part of Maridesulfovibrio hydrothermalis AM13 = DSM 14728 genomic DNA contains:
- a CDS encoding alkaline phosphatase: MFKRIVRSMVLAVCLVMIAVTAFAGAPKYVFYFIGDGLGPTQRMAAELYNKLEKNDADARLVMNTFPQAALVTTYSDNTLITDSAAGGTALACGYKTTNGYIGKLPDGTDVKSIAEAAKENGYAVGIVTTTRLTHATPASFSAHNPDRNAANDIAVDQADSGFDFFAGGGYRHFVAKNNAQGLKSKRKDNVDVVKMFTDQGYKVFVGDSTRDAFRAYKPKKGEKVFAALTYSHLPYEVERRNSKVEKNKLPSLCELTEKAVESLSAQETPFFLMVEGGRIDHAAHAHDPKSTILDTIALDEAVEVAYNFYKKHPEDTLIVTAADHETGGVALGISMDSKGYFLNLKELENVNVSAEDNLDKYYNKLAKKESNLKKRHAAFIAYLEKEWGLTDRTPAEDKVLVNAMNVQDKNQHLPTDKQVSYGYAYTPTMVAVTDLISQRARIFWTSFVHTGTFIPATSIGVGAEKFTGFIDNTDIPNRMAEIMEVNLSDIKHIDSKALLGKTYGPQEKYAKIPYNK, encoded by the coding sequence ATGTTTAAAAGGATTGTTCGTTCAATGGTTTTGGCTGTCTGTCTGGTGATGATTGCGGTGACCGCATTTGCCGGTGCACCCAAGTATGTATTTTATTTTATCGGGGATGGTCTTGGTCCCACACAGCGTATGGCTGCCGAGCTGTATAACAAATTGGAAAAGAATGATGCAGACGCACGTCTGGTTATGAACACTTTTCCTCAGGCTGCACTGGTTACCACTTACTCTGACAACACCCTGATTACTGACTCTGCTGCCGGCGGTACTGCTTTGGCCTGTGGTTACAAAACCACTAACGGTTATATCGGCAAGCTGCCTGATGGAACCGATGTTAAGTCCATTGCTGAGGCTGCAAAGGAAAATGGTTATGCTGTCGGTATTGTTACCACCACTCGTTTGACTCACGCAACTCCAGCTTCTTTCTCCGCACATAATCCTGACCGCAACGCAGCAAATGATATTGCCGTTGATCAGGCTGATTCCGGATTTGATTTCTTTGCAGGTGGTGGCTACCGTCACTTTGTTGCTAAAAATAACGCTCAGGGTTTAAAGTCCAAGCGTAAGGACAATGTTGATGTTGTAAAGATGTTCACAGACCAAGGTTACAAGGTCTTCGTTGGTGATTCCACTCGCGATGCTTTCCGCGCTTATAAGCCAAAGAAAGGCGAAAAAGTTTTTGCTGCTCTGACTTATAGCCATCTTCCCTACGAGGTGGAGCGCCGTAACAGTAAAGTTGAAAAAAACAAGCTTCCTTCTCTCTGTGAACTGACTGAAAAGGCTGTTGAGTCTCTTTCCGCTCAGGAAACTCCTTTCTTCCTGATGGTCGAAGGCGGACGTATTGACCACGCAGCTCATGCTCACGATCCCAAGTCCACCATTCTGGACACAATTGCTTTGGATGAAGCTGTTGAAGTTGCATATAACTTCTACAAAAAGCATCCTGAAGACACTCTCATCGTAACTGCCGCCGACCATGAAACAGGTGGTGTTGCACTGGGAATCTCTATGGATTCCAAAGGGTATTTCCTTAACCTTAAGGAACTTGAAAACGTTAACGTTTCCGCTGAAGATAATCTTGATAAATACTACAATAAGCTGGCAAAAAAAGAGTCCAATCTTAAAAAACGCCACGCTGCTTTCATTGCTTATCTTGAAAAAGAGTGGGGCCTGACCGATCGTACCCCTGCTGAAGATAAAGTTCTTGTTAATGCAATGAACGTTCAGGACAAGAACCAGCATCTGCCGACAGATAAGCAGGTCAGTTATGGTTATGCTTACACCCCGACAATGGTTGCTGTAACCGATCTGATTTCTCAGAGAGCGCGTATCTTCTGGACTTCTTTTGTTCATACCGGAACATTTATTCCTGCGACCTCTATTGGTGTGGGAGCAGAGAAGTTCACCGGCTTTATCGATAACACCGATATTCCTAACCGTATGGCCGAAATTATGGAAGTGAACCTTTCTGACATCAAACACATCGATTCCAAGGCTCTGCTGGGTAAAACTTACGGACCTCAGGAAAAATACGCTAAGATTCCTTACAATAAATAA